A single region of the Vicia villosa cultivar HV-30 ecotype Madison, WI linkage group LG4, Vvil1.0, whole genome shotgun sequence genome encodes:
- the LOC131599936 gene encoding S-adenosylmethionine decarboxylase proenzyme 4-like — protein sequence MSFSGFEGFEKRLELHFIDNHPNHNQLGLRKLEFESIQQILQAVQCTVVSALANSYFDSYVLSESSLFVYPTKIIIKTCGTTQLLKSITPLIYFANNHLNLTLSSLSYTRGSFIFPNSQPFPHTSFNDELTFLQNTIPSNLCFRKASIMPSKSSSHSWHVFTATQNPLQYDQESYTMEICMTGLDPILARKFFREPNDEKSGHSAGKEMTELTGINEINKEAFVCDFAFDPCGYSMNGIDGELYSTIHVTPEDGYSYASFECVGSLNDNDDNMVHVLRKVVQIFRPGTMSVSIRTCSEHNNEVWRKVAGAVEPLGLKCRSCVMDHFPAIGCVVFQTFTPLRRKNGTK from the coding sequence ATGTCATTCTCTGGTTTCGAAGGCTTTGAAAAAAGACTAGAACTTCATTTCATTGACAATCATCCAAATCACAACCAACTTGGTTTAAGAAAACTCGAATTCGAATCCATTCAACAAATCCTACAAGCTGTTCAATGCACAGTCGTTTCAGCCCTTGCTAACTCTTACTTTGATTCCTATGTTTTATCAGAATCAAGTCTCTTTGTATACCCAACAAAAATCATAATCAAAACTTGTGGAACCACACAGCTTCTCAAATCGATTACTCCATTAATCTACTTCGCAAATAATCACTTAAACCTCACACTCTCCTCTCTCTCTTACACAAGAGGTAGCTTCATTTTCCCAAACTCACAACCTTTCCCTCACACTTCATTCAACGATGAACTCACTTTCTTGCAAAACACTATCCCTTCAAATCTTTGCTTCCGAAAAGCTTCCATCATGCCTTCAAAATCTTCTTCTCATTCATGGCATGTTTTCACAGCAACCCAAAACCCTCTTCAATATGATCAAGAATCATACACAATGGAGATTTGCATGACAGGGTTGGATCCTATTCTGGCCCGAAAATTCTTCCGGGAGCCCAACGATGAAAAATCCGGTCACTCGGCCGGAAAAGAAATGACGGAGCTAACCGGGATAAACGAAATCAACAAAGAAGCATTCGTTTGTGATTTTGCTTTTGATCCTTGTGGATATTCAATGAATGGCATTGATGGAGAATTGTATTCTACCATTCATGTAACTCCGGAAGATGGTTATAGCTATGCAAGCTTTGAATGTGTAGGGTCCTTAAACGACAATGATGATAACATGGTTCATGTGTTGAGGAAGGTTGTTCAGATTTTCCGACCGGGGACAATGTCGGTGTCGATAAGGACATGTAGTGAGCATAACAATGAGGTTTGGAGGAAGGTTGCCGGTGCAGTGGAGCCTCTTGGGTTGAAATGTAGGAGTTGTGTTATGGACCATTTTCCGGCGATAGGTTGCGTGGTGTTTCAAACATTTACGCCTCTTCGCCGGAAAAATGGTACAAAATAG